From the genome of Mycobacterium kansasii ATCC 12478:
GCCCACCAAGGGCCCGCGCCTCGGCGGGTCGTCTTCACACCAGAAGGCGATCCTGGCCAACCTGGCCACGTCCCTGTTCGAGCACGGCCGGATCAAGACCACCGAGCCCAAGGCTCGGGCGTTGCGCCCGTACGCGGAGAAGCTGATCACCCACGCGAAGAAGGGCACGCTGCACAATCGGCGCGAGGTGCTCAAGAAGATCCGCGACAAGGATGTGGTGCACGCCTTGTTCGCCGAGATCGGGCCGTTCTTCTCCGACCGCGACGGCGGCTACACCCGCATCATCAAGGTCGAGCCGCGTAAGGGCGACAACGCTCCGATGGCCGTGATCGAGCTGGTGCGGGAAAAGACGGTGACGTCCGAGGCGGATCGGGCACGGCGGGTGAAGGCGTCGAAGCAGGCTTCTCAGGATGTAGCAGCACCAGTGGCAGCGGCGGCGGCACCGCAGGCGGCGGTCGA
Proteins encoded in this window:
- the rplQ gene encoding 50S ribosomal protein L17; translation: MPKPTKGPRLGGSSSHQKAILANLATSLFEHGRIKTTEPKARALRPYAEKLITHAKKGTLHNRREVLKKIRDKDVVHALFAEIGPFFSDRDGGYTRIIKVEPRKGDNAPMAVIELVREKTVTSEADRARRVKASKQASQDVAAPVAAAAAPQAAVEPEAAVGTTADEAAGEAAGDEAGGAAPADEAGEADEAGEATEDTEDAEGATED